One segment of Cervus canadensis isolate Bull #8, Minnesota chromosome 32, ASM1932006v1, whole genome shotgun sequence DNA contains the following:
- the LOC122433567 gene encoding basic salivary proline-rich protein 2-like, with protein sequence MVTHLWADNRRNDIISPDDITPLAPEAETIVTPIFQMGKLRSWAQEVRIKGELSWGSAALAVLTPDAPEQDHVGHHGHRQLNMALTTKAQAGRKRGVSWKKLGHGDMLASDHAAADGRGTHIPPPPGTRGHDRAGIAEAGEGGRHSDQQAPFVPPSIAIDRRQTGLHFRVSISAVPGGGRLQFAGEEEWGPRTFCQSEAQGAARQIGERKALLIDPESAHPSGHNAVLFPPESPPGHPTHAMPCLRVTLGDLNHSRGHPHTPPHNPVPTVPSPAPHPQTQRQHGLPSSSPADGVGALTQAGPTRLSGWGWGLRGSAQWAPCPAQAPPKGPKRAGPGGPAVASSGRSGPLPTPGLEKKGRVAAPTRLSSPHPPRGAWEPRALRRVQPPSAALGRSDGRLPSICAETPRRGSWGGGCTQNELPLTPTRRAPTPSASPHAPTMPPGRPPGSGPGPGLPPPPAIPRSFVARRAPSLGVRPAVPTFAPPAAGGAAGGGGARPPSSPGAGAPAGAEDAAAPPPRAPLPTACSPSRHRGSAFALRVRASRAACAAGWAAAGKRGGAEPGSPGRRLRSQRRSPSRAERERSERPGSGREQKGLRRRAARGRAGGKRPGTSSTGS encoded by the exons ATGGTCACTCACCTGTGGGCAGACAACAGGAGGAACGACATCATATCACCAGATGACATCACACCCCTGGCCCCTGAAGCAGAGACCATAGTcacccccattttccagatggggaaGTTGAG GTCCTGGGCCCAGGAGGTGAGAATCAAGGGTGAGCTGTCTTGGGGGTCTGCAGCACTGGCTGTGTTAACCCCAGACGCCCCAGAGCAGGACCACGTGGGTCATCACGGCCACCGACAGCTGAATATGGCTCTCACCACCAAAGCACAGGCCGGCAG GAAGCGAGGGGTTTCTTGGAAAAAGCTGGGACATGGGGACATGCTGGCCTCTGACCACGCTGCGGCCGACGG GCGCGGAACGCACATCCCGCCGCCTCCTGGGACCCGGGGCCACGACAGGGCGGGCATCGCAGAGGCGGGGGAGGGCGGGCGGCATTCAGACCAACAGGCCCCTTTTGTGCCGCCTTCAATCGCCATTGACCGAAGACAAACCGGGCTGCATTTCAGGGTTTCCATTTCAGCGGTCCCCGGGGGTGGCCGGCTGCAGTTTGCGGGGGAGGAGGAATGGGGCCCAAGAACTTTCTGCCAATCGGAGGCCCAGGGTGCGGCCCGGCAGATCGGGGAAAG gAAGGCGCTCCTTATCGACCCCGAGTCTGCCCATCCTTCAGGACACAACGCAGTCCTGTTTCCCCCTGAAAGCCCCCCCGGCCATCCCACCCACGCCATGCCCTGCCTCCGAGTCACCCTCGGGGACTTGAACCATTCTCGGGGGCA CCCACACACCCCACCTCATAACCCCGTACCAActgtgcccagccctgccccccacccacagACCCAGAGACAGCACGGCCTGCCCTCCAGCAGCCCAGCAGATGGGGTGGGCGCCCTCACCCAAGCTGGGCCCACCCGGCTCTCCG ggtggggctggggcttgCGTGGCAGTGCCCAGTGGGCACCCTGCCCCGCCCAGGCCCCGCCTAAAGGACCCAAACGGGCGGGCCCTGGAGGCCCAGCTGTAGCATCCTCGGGGCGGTCAGGGCCCCTCCCC ACCCCGGGTCTGGAGAAGAAGGGCCGTGTGGCCGCGCCCACCAGGCTCAGCTCTCCCCATCCCCCGCGCGGGGCCTGGGAGCCCAGAGCCCTGCGGCGCGTCCAGCCGCCCAGCGCTGCCCTTGGAAGGAGCGACGGGCGGCTCCCTAGCATCTGTGCCGAAACCCC GCGACGGGGAAGTTGGGGCGGGGGGTGCACCCAGAACGAGCTCCCGCTCACGCCCACCCGCCGGGCCCCGACCCCTTCGGCCTCCCCTCACGCCCCGACAATGCCTCCGGGTCGGCCGCCCGGCTCCGGACCAGGCCCGGGGCTACCGCCGCCTCCCGCAATCCCTCGGTCCTTTGTTGCCCGGCGAGCCCCCTCCCTCGGGGTTCGTCCGGCTGTTCCTACCTTCGCCCCTCCAGCAGCAGGCGGAgcggcgggcggcgggggcgCCCGACCCCCGTCCTCTCCCGGCGCCGGGGCACCGGCGGGGGCAGAGGATGCTGCGGCTCCCCCTCCCCGCGCGCCGCTGCCCACCGCCTGCAGCCCCTCCCGGCACCGGGGTTCCGCGTTCGCGCTCCGGGTCCGCGCCTCGCGCGCCGCGTGTGCGGCCGGCTGGGCGGCGGCAGGAAAGCGGGGAGGCGCTGAGCCGGGCAGCCCTGGCCGCCGCCTGCGCTCCCAGCGGCGGAGCCCGAGCCGAGCAGAGCGGGAGCGGAGCGAGCGGCCCGGCTCCGGGAGGGAACAAAAGGG GCTGCGGCGCCGCGCCGCAAGGGGGCGGGCGGGCGGAAAACGCCCCGGCACCTCGTCCACCGGCTCCTAG